From the Plectropomus leopardus isolate mb chromosome 20, YSFRI_Pleo_2.0, whole genome shotgun sequence genome, the window CCTGGACAGCTTTCATAACATGAATTGAAACTTTGCTTGTACTTGTGCAACAAAGTAGGGCAGGTAAAGAGCTGCACGCAGACAGGCGGGGCAGACAGCTCCTGGCATGAACCTGGCATAGCAAACTACAACTCTAAATCCTTTACAAagaaatgtataataaaataataatatagcatTCTGATGTGTCAATGTCAGCATACAACTTAATACTCGTGCCCATTTGCCGTCGCTATCTATAACTGGAAACCAGCTGCAATACAGAGATCTGTGACTCAAAGCCAGTGGTGGATAAAGTATGCGAAAGCCATActagagtaaaagtacagatatcttaccaaaaaatgacattggtAGAAGTTTATAGTAAAGTATCtggtatttatttaaataaatgtcaaaactaCTTTTATGATATTAGACGTATTTAAGTAGGCCTACtggaagtaaaagtaaaagtacatgcTATTTATAAAAAAAGCAAGCTGTCAGAATTTTGAAAATCCTGAAGTTCATTGCTTCATAACATGCGCACCTCTTTAAAAATAGAGCTTACATTACACATGAAGTAAAATTTTCACAACTTTAAGGATTTTAAGCACAAAATCCCATTTGGTCTTCCCTTCCATTCTTTCATTTGCCCATCtgtcccttcctccctccctgcaATGTCATCGCAGTGACAAAaatctgtccacacacacagacatataaacacataGCAAACTCCGAATAGCTTCTATGATAGTCCCTGATACAATAGGTGTCGTCCAGACCATATTATGCCGCAATGACACCAACAGAAtcacaaggtgaaaacaataccagccaTCACCAAAATGATGGAGCTGGTAATGACCGAAATTGAAGTTCCTGATTTCACTTCTCGTAAAGCCTCCACGGTAAATCATATCTCAACCTGCCAGCTCTCCTATATTCATCTACACAATGCCCCCTCTAGTCTGGAATTACATCTACACTTTGTCAGCAACATCTTATGCAGTAACTCTGACTTTACCATCAATCTTAACAACAACAGATTAAGGGGATGGCTGACCCAGCACACTTAAAATGACCACTCAGCAACTCAGTTCAAAGCTCAACTTccacacattttacaaattcacACAATTAAGCCTCCACAAGGTACACCCAGAGCTTTACTCTGTAGTTTTGCCAACCTTTCTATTGATGTTTTTCAACTCTTTTGCCTTGTACAATTTAGTGCTTTCGGTAATGCCAAATTTATagaatttaattatgtttttaaaagaaaaaaaagtttaaaacttaTTTCATCAAAAAACTCATTCTAACATTAacattgttgtattttggtAGCAACATTTATATTGCTTTTATGGCCAAAACACCTCAACCTTTAACACTGAGGTATAATATTGCAACCAATAGAATTGGTAATGTGTGCAGATTCATTCTGCATTGCAGTTCCTAAGCAGCCATATATTTCCTTTTGGTGATTTGAAGCTATCACAATTGAGCATATAAACCAGCCCATAAGGCACATTCTTAATACAGTAGTGATAGCCAGGGGGTAATGGTTAGAAAAGCCATCCTGTGCCTGAGGATCGCTGATTTTGCTCCTAgatgtttctgtaaaatcaGAGGAGGGCGCAGAAATTGGCATAAGTACCCTGGTTTATATTTGTGCTCAGGCAGATGTGCTCCAAGCTACAGTTGTGCTCTGTCTGtcaatttgtgtgacattttgccTCTCTGCAACAGTctacaatgagaaaaaaaaaagtttaaaatgtttcttttaaaaatgagaaactttaattttctcctgCATGCACCCACTAGATGGTGGTGTTTCTGAAGAAATTTTTCTTGAGCATCAGTTCAACAAAGCCTACAAATGTCTGATAGCAGGTTAGAGGCAGGTGTGTCATAACTTAACTTCATTTCCAAAAGCTCACAGAAATTGTCTACCTTTTATTGAATTCATAGTTGACATGGAATGTGTGTTTGggatcattaaaaataataaaaaaatgcagttatttttgTATGACCTCCAAAAACTCAATCTTAATAAATGGCTGTCATGGCCGAAATCAGAGACTGTAGCTAAAACAACTAATAGTATGGTTGAACTaaaagtgttttgtgaaattgcacaaaaattaacaatacaTGTCCctaaatatcaacattttactTATATTCTGAGGAGGAAGAaaccctgtttgtttttgtctttccaaTTTGTTGCATCACTGCGTCTTTGTGGAAATGTGGGAATTGGCAGGCATTAGCCATTAAGACTCAGTGGGTGCGAATCTATTAACATTCAGACAGCGCTGCAGTGATGGGAGCTGCTCTGTGCCAGCTGCAGCCTCATGAGGCATGGTCACTGAAACTTCAATAACCAGAGGAACAGAGCTAcgtctttatatattttactttcatCAGTGAGCAGAAGTCGACCCGCCACATTGGGCAGCTTGTCATGCTTGGTCACTGTTTTCTAACACGCTCTTTGGTTTGTATCACTCTTTATTAAGGCTCCTTTTGTGACACTGCCCCCTGCATTTAAATTCATTCTCTTCCTTTCAGCATATTGTGTTGTGGGTTGGGTTGGTTGGGGAGCTCCAAATCGATGTGTCACAGTTCTGTGCCAGATAATACTTATTATGAGATTGCACGGAGGGGAAGTtcaacaacaacaggaaattaaaaaagggaaatgtgaAACTTTTTACTGGTGGCATGAAATAGCTGTTGACTGAGCAAATATACTGTACCTCAAACATTTTATCTCCTCATGAAGCCACAGTAAGCGACAGATacaatataatatgaaatacaaatacagtagATTCACATTAGGacatttacttacttttataGTACAGCCTGTGTCCTTAGGGAACCCATCTGAGACGATTGAATTGTCAGATATGATAGGGTGTTTAACTGTTATcagttataaatatataaatcttcTGTCACTCAGCTATCATCATACAGTTATAATAGTGAAATTAAACTGTTTATTCTGCCAAGTATACACACTTGAGGACAGGGACCCCAGTGGTCTTGGCTGTATGACATCTCAAATGGTCTTTATTTTGAGATATCTAGCAGACAAAACCTAAGTACAATTACCTGCATTTAAGTAGAATTTTGGCACACTTacaattaattcaattttatgttactttatacACCTTCTGGACCCTGGATTTCaatgcaaatattgtactttttaatccACTAGCTGTTAGTTAATACTACTTAATTTGCAGATCAGAATTTAGGTTACATCAAAGAAGTATGATAATGAGAAAAAGATGCCCAAAGTTTGTCCATAAGAGTGTATCATTTGTGGggaaaacacttaatttccttcTTCTGCCTTTTCTACGTTGATTTTGGTggaaatatctttaatttaatcaaaaaagCCCCCTGGTCAAGCCACAGACAAGATATAGATGATGTAGCCTGCAACACAATTTGAAATTTACCCATATTTAATGTTGAGATGACTTGTATCTTGTTATTGTTAGTTATGCAATAAGTAAATACAATGAACTGCTTTTACAAAACTGCACTTAAACATTGTCTAAAATAAAGATCAGAGCATAGCAGGATGAAACAATATAGGGTCGGACTGTTGTTATAAATAGGCCTGTTATGTGTTTTGTCTCCCACTGCTGCTTGATTGCACCGCGATGATGACATCACTGCTTAATCGTTTGCCATACAAAATGTTCTGTGTCATGGAAACATGATTGACACTTTGTTCTGGGGGGGGGCAGTCCGTGTCCTCGTCACCCGCCCACCCCCTTTCCTCCTCCCACCTCCCCCTCCAGGCGTCAGTGACGTGCAGATAGAAAGCGGGACCTGCCCTCCCGTCGCCATTTTTCGGTCTCGAACTCGCACTTCTGCCTGGGTGAGGGGGGGGACGAGCAGAAATAAGGGAAAGTATTAAATTAAAGAATCGTATCGCCAGGATCCCTCGTGAGCGGTGAGGAATGCACGCGTGAGCTCCAGCAGAACGTCCGAGCACTTGAGATGCACGCGCAGGAGACGAGCCGCTGCtgtgaaatcattttttgtgtgaagaCGTGTTGCGGGCCGCCATTTTTTTGCTGTGCTGCCTCAAAAGTCTGCTCCGACTCGAGAAAGGGGATTCAAAAACGCATTTCCATGACGTGTGCCTTACCGTAAGATCACGAAGATACAAAGTAATCATTTAATTTCCGACCCGCGGCTACTGGCGGCCTTTTTTATGCCGACATGAGGATTTATCAGATTAAAAACTGAGGCCACCTTTTCCGTTCTCGAAACTGACACTGACTGGAGGAGATAAATTATTTGAAGAGAAGCCCTGGTGTGTTCTCGGAAGGCGGAACGAAAAAGGGAAGCTTCATTGATCATTTGTTGCTTCGCTCCCCGTCGATGTTTGTCTGTcgtaagttttttttctattcaatCACTCGGCCATTGACTGCTGAACACAGGAACCACATTATGTTCCAAAGTTGCATCAAGCCAGTCGCAGCCTGTCTCTGAAAACgtcaggttgtttttgttgtgttgttttttaatcagagGACTGTGGAGTCTGCAGCGTTTGTGCAGAAATCAGTCAGAAAAACCTCACAGGGGCGACGAATGCCCTGCCCTGCATCTTCTAAATCCTCCAATCTGCCGTGATTGGCCAATCCCAACCACGCATACACGTTTTAACTTATTCTGTAGGCTTTTTGTAGTCGTTTCTTCTTATTTGTAGGCTAGTATTAACTTATTTTTGAACAGAAATGTCAACTGCTCGGTTTGATTCATCTGATCGGTCCGCCTGGTATTTTGGACCCGTGTCACGACAAGAGGCACAGAATAGGTTACAAGGACAGAGACATGGCATGTTTCTTGTTCGAGACTCGTCGACCTGCCCGGGCGACTACGTGCTGTCAGTGTCAGAAAACTCCAAAGTGTCTCACTATATCATCAACTCTTTGCCCAGCAAGAGGTTCAAGATAGGCGACCAAGAGTTTGATCACCTGCCTGCCCTCCTGGAGTTCTACAAAATCCACTACCTGGACACGACCACGCTGATAGAGCCAGCCCCCAGGTAGGAAAGCCACACAATACCCCTCCACTCACCACCATCAATATGCACTCCATCATGACATACCATAACACCCAGGCCTCACAGACATGCATTACCACCAaacactgtgtctgtgtctaagtaggttgtgtatttttatcaACCCACTTTCTGTCAGGCCTCAGTATGCTGCTGACAGCCATGAGGCATTGactttgccaaatttgaatctGGTGGGAATACTAGCACAACCACCACACCCCCAGCTTACTGTTTTTAGTCAGACTGTGTGGTGTCCAGCACACGAggctggaaaaataaacaatcagtAGCCAAGATGCTGGTTAAATTTGTGGTTTGCATGCTTATGTACTCTATTAGCAATGTTTGTGTACATATAACTATATTTCTAACCACCAGGGTTGCATGCATATATGGGttaaattgaaaatgtattaatcattacttgaaaaaatataaccaaaaaacaactacaacataaaaactctgtgtctgtgcgctattcccaccttgaacaggccgTGTAGAAGGCACGAAAGATTCAAATTGGTGAATCTGGGATTGGCTTGTACTGTCACTTGTGAGCATGTTTATATGCAGTAACTCACAATCCTGCGTAGTATACCTTTAAGCCTTTTTGCCAACTACttgtaaacacaaaattattagtaaaaaatgaatgtgcCATTGTTTTTTGGAGAGGCATCactctttcaaaaatgtaacgTGCCCTTTCACATAACATCAGCTGTTATTGAACGTCCACTTGACAGTGACCTTCTGTTTATCGTAATATGTCTTTTCCTTTTGCCTCATTGTAATCTCTTAAGGTACCCAAGCACAGTGAGCGCTCCCATCCAGCCCATGGGTGGCCCCGATGAGAACTTGGAGTATGTGCGGACTCTATATGACTTCACTGGCAGCGATGCAGAGGACCTTCCCTTCAAAAAGGGGGAGATCCTTATCATCCTGGAGAAGCCAGAGGAGCAGTGGTGGAGCGCCAAGAGTAAAGAGGGACGTGTTGGGATGATCCCTGTGCCCTATGTGGAGAAATTGGTACGACCCTCACCTCATCCCGGCCAGCCTTCCCATGGATCTCGCAACTCCAACAGCTACGGCATCCCCGAGCCCTCCCACGCCCTCGTCCACGCCTACGCTCAGCCCCAGACACCATCGCCGCTGCCTCCTGGCACACCTGGAGCAGTTATCACCCCTCTACCGTCCACGCAGAACGGTCCTGTCATGGCGAAGGCCATCCAGAAACGAGTGCCGTGCGCCTATGACAAAACAGCTCTCGCTTTGGAGGTATTGTAAAGTGGGATTTAAGatgtccaaaaatatatttagtctCTTGTCCTTCCTCCCTGCTCAttggctttttcaaattttgcttTGTTAGAGATTAAGTGTTGTAGTCAACAATGCTTATAGTTGTACAAAACATTACCAAGCACAAAAATCCATGACATATTCAGGATACAGGTCATGTGGGAGATCCTGATTATTGTTTGTCACACAACcagcaaaataatttttttcttttaagagtAACTTTGTTTTCTAATTCAGCATCATGCAGAAAATCTCCATGTTTAGGTGTTACTCAGAGTCTCTTAATGCCATGCTGCCCTCTCTATTTAAAAGTTTCTCACCTGCTTTATCTCTGACCTCTTGTCAGTGGCCGTGGTCAgatattttctattttgaaCCTGTAATCCACACAACAGTGGTGTTACAGGTAGGTCTGGGTGATAAAACAATAACGACAtcaatcacaaaataatttttccttgattgaaatatgagatgctgtcgatagaatgtcgatagaaTGCATTCTATCCATGTTTTGTCAGACAACaggaacagccaatgataataagattAGCGCACCAGcaaaccaaatgcagtgaacaacTTTGGCTCTCCaatacagctgagtgtttgacagccgaGTTGTATGTACAGCCACGGGCACATTAGCTTTTCGTgtactgggaatgttggcaagCTGTTGGCAGCCATGGAAGAAGTAGGCTTACtcaaaaggttttctttttcctgagtaaaatgattaatagcacagaggTTACACAAGAGTTCAACAGCACAATGTGCTTGAATTTTCTAGACGTTTGTTTAAAATGGAGCTTTTATTTCTTAcgtaatgctggaaagtttaataaataataatgaatcatatgtttattacactttAACGcaccatggtcaaatgaaactatgagggcaaaaaacaaacctaaaaaaaaaaagttaaatatctAATagaaaattgatatttaaaccaaaatgaaccgtatgatatcttcatatctcacttaggagtaaaagggaacctttaagcttgacagaaatagtgactTGATGTATGTCgtgatatatatcaatattgactgataataaattaaaattatcatgattagacttttttccatatcacccagccctagttTCAGGGTCTTTGACTCCACCACTGCAGCAAGGTGAGAAGGCTAACCACAGGAGGTcagaaaaaacaagcttttcagGTTAAAGATCAAGTTAATTTTCAAAGCTGCATTGCCACATTGAATCATCTTTCTCAACATTTCTATCACACGGCTAAATATGTGCCCAACTATTTAATTTGACAAAAGACACTGGTCCAGCTAAGCCTTGCCTACACAACATATATCATCATATTTACTtggatattgttttttgttcaagTTAAGACCCTGTAGAATTTTGCAGTgcttaaatatttcatattagTAATGACAGATGACAATAGTTAAGAGTTTGACAGAAGATGAAAGCTTGACTGGAAGATTCCCAGGTCTAGTATATAAACATTGTCACATTAACCAATCACAAGAGATAATGGGACAGCCTTATTAAAAGTAGACTATGCAggattatttctaaaaaaaaaaaaacaatacatagaCTAATACAATGGTAATTCCTCTCAAGTCATCATTTAGGACTCGCTAGGTGGTGGtgggaaggttttttttctgcagagaatCCACcctctgcctttattttcttatcttccaattattttttgtgttcagGAAGTGTATGCGCTTGTACCcccacagtgctcaggtgaggttgTTACTTCATAAAAAGGtagcgaccaggtgccagacctTAAGCAGAGGGCATCCAAGAAACAcggtgccaaaaaaaacaataacaaaaaaactgcaaatatagcAAGGCCAAACGCCAAACAAGATTATatttggcttttactttcacttttgctggcaaGGGTGTTTACAAACGGAAACACACAACCCTGCATAGTACACCttttgatatattatttttgctttgtcaCTAATTATTTTTTGAGCCGTCTCAAATTTGGACAGTGCCCAAACCACACGTCAACAATtcattatgctgttttaaaagagGACAAAGTGTAGAAATTGTCAATTTCACACCTGAAGTGGCGTATTTCTAGCACTGCACCATTTCTTGGAAAGACTACTTGAATTAAGCGGAGTCCGTCAGTAATAGGAGGAGGGGAAAACACTGCTGCCTACACAGTTACCACAGCCTCTTGTCAGTTCTATATGTATGAAAGTGCCCTAAAATGACTTGTGGCTCTTTTGCAGTACACCAACATTTACTGCTATACTCTTACTGCGTGGCCTCACTGAAAGATTCATAACCAGATAGTAGCTGCTCTAGTCGCTACCTGCAGGTGAtttcttgtttgtgtgcattGAGTCTGGTCAACTTCAAGTTGTTGCTCTGGCACTGGCATTATGCTGCATGCTGATTCAGTGGTGGTGGGATAATAGTTGTGTTAATGGTTTTCGCTGAATGTGAATTTATGTCtgccatatttgttttttggtgtcagATAGCTGTTGGAGATCTATTGTCTTTAAGTAACCTTGCTGTTTTCTTGAAATCATAAACTAAATGAATAATACACTTTGGCAGCTATGAATTGAAGGTGGGTGGGGGCTGTGGTGACACTGATCACAGTATTGTGCACCAGTTTGCACTGATGAGGGTGACAAGAGCATTTCTACTAGTTTTCTGAGTCACAGTGGCCTAAGCTTCCCGCTAGCCAGCTTAGGTGCTAACAGGCAGCAGCTCTGTCAGCAGCACTGTTACATTTCGCAGCTCGATTACGTTTCTCAGCAGTGCACTCCAGCTAGTACAAATCCAATGTAACCGTGGTAACATGTCGAAGCATGTAATGTAATGCATAATGTGCACTTCATGTATATACCGGGGCTTCAAAATGCTGCACTCAAGACAGCAGTCTGAGCTGTAGTGAGGCCCCCAGGGgagagatgaaaatgaaagGTATCATGGCCCATCTCTGTAGCTATCCACTGACATTAGAGTGTGTCAGTGGATGTAGGAAGTAAACTAGGCCGCTTCAGCTGGGTGCAATGATACATGCTGTCCCTGTAACTCTTGTACAGAAATACGGGTGTAAATTTGGTACATGAGTAAACCTGGTGAATGGTGTTCATGCCAAAGGTTAGACAGCTCCCTTTGACAACATAAATCCCAATTTCTCTGCTCTTCCCCTTTTTTACAATCAACAATTTGTATCAACAATCACATCAGGCGAGGCCAAATACCTCATTCAGACAGACACTGTGACATGAGTTGAATGGGTCAACAAGACATGTCAGCTGGCCTGGGTCTGCGCCCGTCTCGTCTTTTGTCCACAGCTGTACTGAGCAGAGATGGAAACTCCCATTAAACTAAATGTTCATTTAACCAACTcctcaaagagacagagagagggcaaTAGAGAAAAAGGGAGTGTGCACAAATGGGCGAGCAtgtgaaaactgaaactgaaacatgaCTTTATTTGGCATTTATGCAATTCTATGTTATCATatggtgaagtgtgtgtgtggagctaCAGATGCAGAACTGAGACTGTTAAGGGACAGCTTGAGATTAACTAATAACTGCAGTTTCATACTGTATGAATGGCTCAAACACATACTCAGGGGACTTGTGACAAAGATGTCACcttgtaaaacagaaatacaagtCTATACAagcccttttctttttcagtgtgCCCTTGATTCACAAAGAATATCACAAATACTGTTTCATATTTACATAAATCGAAATTGATCAATGTGGATGGTTGTTCCAGTGCTATTAGTTGAATATCACGGTATAACGGTAAACCAAtgtatttagaaatcccgaaGGTATGTTTTCCAATACCTCCTGTCTTATATACTGGCACTCATCTTTCTATTTAACTCagtgtatgtagtgcacagcctGCACCTCCAGAGCTCAGgctctggtctctactggtagAACAGGcaactgagctgaaagacaccgcAAAACCTAGTGGTGAAGGGGGAAGTTACAGCACTGTAACCAGCCGGTGGCCAGCAGGCAgcgagagactgtggggaataacgtcatgtttttgttttgttttttttacatctatctctgtgaattaaggatttgttttgaccaaaccggagctggtgattgttggaacagtggacttactaactagattaccaACAAGAATAAAcaagatggtttgggtgaaTTTTAGCACCCTGTACATGTTATTTCATATACTCTATACCCCGGTAAAATTTCAGAAAGGTATGAAGGTaggaaaattagaaaatgtatCTGAACAT encodes:
- the crkl gene encoding crk-like protein, whose product is MSTARFDSSDRSAWYFGPVSRQEAQNRLQGQRHGMFLVRDSSTCPGDYVLSVSENSKVSHYIINSLPSKRFKIGDQEFDHLPALLEFYKIHYLDTTTLIEPAPRYPSTVSAPIQPMGGPDENLEYVRTLYDFTGSDAEDLPFKKGEILIILEKPEEQWWSAKSKEGRVGMIPVPYVEKLVRPSPHPGQPSHGSRNSNSYGIPEPSHALVHAYAQPQTPSPLPPGTPGAVITPLPSTQNGPVMAKAIQKRVPCAYDKTALALEVGDIVKVTRMNINGQWEGEVNGRRGLFPFTHVRIIDPQNPDESD